Proteins encoded in a region of the Brevundimonas vesicularis genome:
- a CDS encoding translocation/assembly module TamB domain-containing protein — translation MTDTPPETTPEDTTPAKAARPAKPRRGLLRRIALGVGVVLAGLLVLIAAALVGGRYYIASDGGRDMVLQRLQDLKISRYGRLKVYGLKGDLLSDFTIDRITLADSQGIWLEANNLSMDWSYLALLGRSFHANDIKAETIRVLRRPVVEPPTGEPPSPQPISVRIDKFAANIELMEGFSKEYGRWSLSGNASLPRAGAKSAMVNADSLNRPGDFLRLAATFGGKLEDTRLNLRANEAQGGPLAGALGYSPDQPFSAVAVLNADVVNARVQTGQFVPLIVQGHFGDKGSRVAGFADFSNSDLLAPFVTKIGRTARFGFAMVPTPDKASQGVAWKLISDNVQSEARGLIRNSDRSSPDGISLNIQTASLSRLVGSDVAGPAAYSGLFKGDAQTWTLDGQVTLLNANVASYRATRIAGPLNVAVKNGRIDLDGDIRANGGSGEGIIGGLLGPAPRVQMKAARMKDGAILLTKVDLQGQGLTLNGSGSRNLLGGMNFRGEAQLTDARRVLPDARGAFGGPIRASSARAGAPWVLNFDGRGRNLTVGLDELDRLLGKTPRLQLAGKLNGGRIEVERGELTGAAGRAGAKGIIETAGKLRLALDWNARGPFAAGPVEIGGDMNGRGALTGTLAQPRVDLTAGFQQVTAGALTLNNADLTLSFRKGADASDGRISVVSGSNYGPARASGNFFLGGKRIRLSDLDVDAGGVTARGAIALSDSIPSSADLTFSARAGAFLASGEANGRVRLTDGGGSDSAILDVSGRNVRLAGQSWIIRNLDLDGRGTLNNLPFTLALDVGGPNPAQFNGTGVYSRQNTTHGLTLRGGGRVREVAFTTRSPAAITLTGATRTAHLDLGVGGGVLLADLRQDARGAAIQADLTRVDLGSISPELRGSVTGQVALRGAGSDLSGTANIALQNVRSIDAPRGLAVDGRVDATLAGDRLSIKATAVDEGAVQASADVVLPVEASAAPLRLAIARTREMSGRVSINGQIQPIWDLFLGGDRSLAGQVAGQATIGGTLNAPRLNGRFDLSQGSYRENAVGLVLSDLTLRTRFDDTAAQIETFTANDGKGGTVSGQGRIGLRQGSGSNAQLMLNRFRVIDNDIAEARASGPITIVRGADGNIQLGGRIDIDEAKIEPELPGATGIVSMDVVEINRPGGDPEETEQKARGPQIGMDIVLRSSGGKVRVNGRGLNVILDVNARVRGTIAQPQLTGTANVVRGDYEFAGKRFVFDDTGRVTLSTDPKQIRLNLAATREDAALTASINVTGTAAEPKIALTSTPSLPQDEILSQVLFGRSASQLSAFEAAQLAAGVAALAGGGGFDVIGNLRELAGLDRLSFGGDASAVTVAGGRYITDDVYLEVIGGGQNGAAVKVEWQPRRNVAIASQFGGQGQTSLSIRWRHESREAGDRRPNRGGRNR, via the coding sequence TTGACCGATACACCGCCCGAAACCACGCCTGAAGACACGACGCCCGCCAAGGCGGCGCGGCCCGCAAAGCCGCGTCGCGGGCTGCTTAGACGCATCGCTCTGGGCGTGGGCGTGGTGCTGGCCGGACTGCTGGTGCTGATCGCCGCCGCCCTGGTCGGAGGGCGTTACTACATCGCCTCGGACGGCGGTCGCGACATGGTTCTGCAACGGCTTCAGGACCTGAAGATCAGCCGCTACGGCCGGCTGAAGGTCTATGGGCTGAAGGGCGATCTGCTCAGCGACTTCACCATCGACCGCATCACATTGGCCGACAGTCAGGGTATCTGGCTGGAGGCGAACAACCTCAGCATGGACTGGTCGTATCTGGCCCTGCTGGGCCGCAGCTTCCATGCAAACGACATCAAGGCCGAGACCATTCGCGTCCTGCGTCGGCCTGTGGTCGAGCCGCCCACTGGCGAACCGCCCAGCCCCCAGCCGATCTCGGTCCGCATCGACAAGTTCGCGGCCAACATCGAACTGATGGAAGGTTTTTCCAAGGAATACGGCCGTTGGAGCCTGTCGGGGAACGCCAGCCTGCCACGCGCCGGGGCCAAGAGCGCGATGGTCAACGCCGACAGCCTGAACCGGCCGGGCGACTTCCTGCGTCTGGCGGCGACATTCGGGGGCAAACTCGAAGACACGCGCCTGAACCTGCGCGCCAATGAGGCTCAGGGCGGACCGCTGGCCGGCGCCTTGGGCTATTCGCCGGATCAGCCGTTCTCGGCGGTCGCGGTTCTGAACGCCGATGTGGTCAATGCGCGGGTCCAGACGGGGCAGTTCGTCCCCCTGATCGTCCAGGGCCATTTCGGCGACAAGGGCTCTCGCGTCGCGGGCTTCGCCGACTTCAGCAACTCGGACCTGCTGGCGCCCTTCGTCACCAAGATCGGCCGCACCGCGCGGTTCGGCTTCGCCATGGTGCCGACGCCGGACAAGGCCAGCCAGGGCGTGGCGTGGAAGCTGATTTCCGACAATGTCCAGTCCGAAGCGCGCGGCCTGATCCGCAACTCCGACCGCAGTTCGCCCGACGGAATCAGTCTGAATATTCAGACGGCCTCGCTGAGCCGGCTTGTCGGGTCCGATGTGGCGGGCCCAGCGGCCTATTCCGGCCTGTTCAAGGGTGACGCCCAGACCTGGACGCTCGATGGCCAGGTCACCCTGCTGAACGCCAATGTCGCCAGCTATCGCGCCACGCGCATCGCCGGACCGTTGAACGTCGCGGTCAAGAACGGTCGCATCGATCTGGACGGCGACATCCGTGCGAACGGCGGATCAGGCGAAGGCATCATCGGCGGCCTCTTGGGTCCCGCCCCGCGCGTGCAGATGAAGGCGGCGCGGATGAAGGACGGCGCCATCCTGCTGACCAAGGTCGATTTGCAGGGCCAAGGCCTGACGCTGAACGGCTCGGGCTCGCGCAATCTGCTGGGCGGGATGAACTTCCGCGGCGAGGCGCAGTTGACCGACGCCAGGCGCGTGCTGCCCGACGCGCGCGGCGCCTTCGGCGGCCCGATCCGGGCTTCGTCGGCGCGGGCCGGCGCTCCGTGGGTGCTGAACTTCGACGGACGGGGCCGCAATCTGACGGTGGGTCTGGACGAACTGGATCGCCTGCTCGGCAAGACCCCGCGCCTGCAACTGGCCGGCAAGCTGAACGGCGGACGCATCGAGGTCGAGCGCGGCGAACTGACCGGCGCGGCTGGGCGCGCGGGGGCCAAGGGCATCATCGAAACCGCCGGCAAGCTGAGGCTGGCGCTGGACTGGAACGCGCGCGGCCCGTTCGCGGCCGGGCCGGTCGAGATCGGCGGCGACATGAATGGACGCGGCGCCCTGACCGGCACACTGGCCCAGCCGCGCGTCGATCTGACCGCCGGCTTCCAGCAGGTCACGGCCGGCGCCCTGACGCTGAACAACGCCGACCTGACGCTCAGCTTCCGCAAAGGGGCAGATGCATCTGACGGCCGGATTTCGGTGGTCAGCGGCTCGAACTATGGTCCGGCGCGCGCCTCGGGCAACTTCTTCTTGGGCGGCAAGCGCATTCGGCTCAGCGATCTGGACGTGGACGCCGGCGGCGTGACGGCCAGGGGCGCCATCGCCCTGTCCGACAGCATTCCGTCCAGCGCGGACCTGACCTTCTCGGCGCGCGCAGGGGCATTCCTGGCTTCGGGCGAAGCCAACGGACGGGTGCGGCTGACTGACGGCGGCGGATCGGACAGCGCCATTCTGGACGTCAGCGGTCGCAACGTCCGGCTGGCGGGTCAGAGCTGGATCATTCGCAATCTGGATCTGGACGGGCGCGGCACGCTGAACAACCTGCCCTTCACCCTGGCGCTGGACGTGGGCGGCCCCAACCCGGCCCAGTTCAACGGCACGGGCGTCTATTCGCGTCAGAACACGACGCACGGTCTGACGCTTCGCGGCGGCGGCCGGGTGCGCGAGGTGGCCTTCACGACCCGCAGCCCGGCCGCGATCACCCTGACCGGCGCCACCCGCACGGCGCATCTGGATCTGGGCGTGGGCGGCGGCGTGCTGCTGGCCGACCTGCGTCAGGATGCGCGCGGCGCCGCGATCCAGGCCGACCTGACGCGGGTCGATCTGGGCTCGATCTCTCCCGAACTGCGCGGCAGCGTGACGGGTCAGGTCGCCCTACGTGGCGCCGGCAGCGATCTGTCGGGTACGGCCAATATCGCGCTCCAGAACGTGCGCAGCATCGATGCGCCGCGCGGCCTGGCCGTCGATGGGCGCGTGGACGCGACCCTGGCGGGCGACCGGCTGAGCATCAAGGCGACGGCGGTCGACGAGGGCGCGGTTCAGGCCTCGGCTGACGTCGTCCTGCCGGTCGAGGCCTCGGCGGCGCCGCTGCGGCTAGCCATCGCTCGGACGCGCGAAATGTCGGGCCGGGTGTCGATCAACGGTCAGATCCAGCCGATCTGGGACCTGTTCCTGGGCGGCGACCGCAGCCTGGCGGGTCAGGTGGCGGGTCAGGCGACGATCGGCGGGACGCTGAACGCACCGCGTCTGAACGGCCGGTTCGATCTGAGCCAAGGCTCCTATCGCGAGAACGCGGTCGGCCTGGTGCTCAGCGACCTGACGCTGCGGACCCGGTTCGACGACACAGCCGCCCAGATCGAAACCTTCACGGCCAACGATGGCAAGGGCGGCACCGTGTCAGGCCAAGGCCGCATAGGCCTGCGCCAAGGATCGGGATCGAACGCGCAACTGATGCTGAACCGCTTCCGGGTCATCGACAACGATATCGCCGAGGCGCGCGCCTCGGGACCGATCACCATCGTTCGCGGCGCCGACGGCAATATTCAGCTGGGCGGCCGGATCGACATCGACGAGGCCAAGATCGAACCGGAACTGCCCGGCGCGACCGGCATCGTCTCGATGGACGTGGTCGAGATCAATCGTCCGGGCGGCGATCCGGAGGAGACCGAGCAGAAGGCGCGCGGCCCGCAGATCGGCATGGACATCGTCCTGCGGTCCAGCGGCGGCAAGGTGCGGGTCAACGGGCGCGGCCTGAACGTGATCCTGGACGTGAACGCCCGGGTGCGCGGCACGATCGCCCAGCCGCAACTGACCGGCACGGCCAATGTGGTGCGCGGCGATTATGAGTTCGCGGGCAAGCGGTTCGTGTTCGACGACACCGGACGTGTCACCCTGTCGACCGATCCCAAGCAGATCCGTCTGAACCTGGCGGCGACGCGAGAGGACGCGGCCCTGACGGCCTCGATCAACGTCACCGGAACGGCCGCCGAACCCAAGATCGCCCTGACCTCCACCCCATCCCTGCCCCAGGACGAAATCCTGTCGCAGGTGCTGTTCGGACGGTCGGCGTCGCAGCTGTCAGCGTTCGAGGCGGCGCAGCTGGCGGCCGGGGTCGCGGCCCTGGCGGGCGGCGGCGGGTTCGACGTGATCGGCAACCTGCGCGAACTGGCGGGGCTGGACCGGCTGTCGTTCGGCGGCGACGCGTCTGCGGTGACGGTTGCGGGCGGTCGCTACATCACCGACGACGTCTATCTGGAGGTCATCGGCGGCGGTCAGAACGGTGCGGCGGTCAAGGTCGAATGGCAGCCCCGGCGCAACGTCGCCATCGCCTCGCAGTTCGGCGGCCAGGGTCAGACCAGCCTGTCGATCCGCTGGCGTCACGAAAGCCGAGAGGCGGGCGACCGTCGTCCGAACCGGGGCGGCCGCAACCGCTAG
- a CDS encoding hydrolase translates to MRILTSDQAVLDHVAARRETIIGRTIDWANINSGSRNAAGLNAVLDVLEAAASALPAAVERLPTQGSTTVADDGSVRTEAHADALKITARPDAPIQVVLTGHYDTVFPADSRFQTVTTRADGALNGPGVADMKGGISVLLAALEAFETHPDKHGVGWTVLLSPDEEIGSPASAPLLAELGARGHVGLTYEPALADGTLAGARKGSGNYHLIVTGRAAHAGRAFDEGRNAVAGAAIIAAALHGLNGQHEGVTVNVAKISGGGALNVVADNAVVRFNVRVPDKAAADWIDASVRAIAATPPFEGLTLDLHGGFTRAPKPMDAAQTALFEAVKEAGALLGQPIAWKPSGGVCEGNNLHAAGLPNIDTLGVRGGDIHSDQEFAWPDSFVERAQLSALILCKIASGEIDAAKLKSLRMETL, encoded by the coding sequence ATGCGGATTCTGACCTCGGACCAGGCCGTCCTCGACCACGTCGCCGCGCGACGCGAGACGATCATCGGCCGCACCATCGACTGGGCGAACATCAACTCCGGCAGCCGCAACGCCGCCGGGCTGAATGCTGTGCTGGATGTTCTGGAAGCGGCGGCGAGCGCCCTGCCCGCCGCCGTCGAACGCCTCCCGACGCAGGGTTCGACCACCGTCGCCGACGACGGATCGGTGCGGACCGAGGCCCATGCCGACGCGCTGAAGATCACCGCCCGGCCGGATGCGCCGATCCAGGTCGTGCTGACCGGCCACTATGACACCGTCTTCCCCGCCGACAGCCGGTTCCAGACCGTGACCACGCGGGCCGACGGCGCCCTGAACGGGCCGGGCGTCGCCGACATGAAGGGCGGGATCAGCGTGCTTCTGGCCGCGCTGGAGGCGTTCGAGACCCATCCCGACAAACACGGCGTCGGCTGGACCGTGCTGCTGAGCCCCGACGAAGAAATTGGCTCGCCGGCGTCTGCTCCGCTGCTGGCCGAACTGGGCGCGCGCGGCCATGTCGGCCTGACCTACGAGCCGGCGCTGGCGGACGGCACGCTGGCGGGCGCGCGCAAGGGCAGCGGCAACTATCATCTGATCGTGACGGGTCGCGCCGCCCACGCCGGCCGCGCCTTCGACGAAGGCCGAAATGCGGTGGCCGGCGCCGCCATCATCGCCGCCGCCCTGCATGGACTGAACGGTCAGCACGAGGGCGTCACCGTCAACGTCGCCAAGATTTCGGGCGGAGGCGCGCTGAACGTTGTCGCCGACAACGCCGTGGTGCGGTTCAACGTCCGGGTGCCGGACAAGGCGGCTGCAGACTGGATCGACGCATCCGTGCGGGCCATCGCCGCGACACCGCCGTTCGAGGGCCTGACGCTGGATCTGCACGGCGGCTTCACCCGTGCGCCCAAACCGATGGACGCCGCCCAGACCGCCCTGTTCGAGGCGGTCAAGGAAGCGGGCGCCCTGCTGGGCCAGCCCATCGCCTGGAAACCGTCGGGCGGCGTGTGCGAGGGCAACAATCTGCACGCCGCCGGCCTGCCCAATATCGACACCCTGGGCGTGCGCGGCGGCGACATCCATTCGGATCAGGAGTTCGCCTGGCCCGACAGCTTCGTCGAACGCGCGCAGCTGAGCGCCCTGATCCTGTGCAAGATCGCGTCGGGTGAAATCGATGCGGCCAAACTGAAATCCCTGCGGATGGAAACCCTGTAG
- a CDS encoding autotransporter assembly complex protein TamA, protein MTFRPTLLVALAAFSACAHAAAAEPRAQIRGDMDGDLRRALERAVGEVDGAPASRFEARRRAESAVTSATALLRSEGYYQPVVEDIVEGEETPIAVVSVEPGRRFLLTVPTIQWADPAPEAEAADKAKTAIALKAGDPGRAADVISGEGRAVAALVRDGYADAKANPRRVVVDHAAFTVAPEYRIASGALVRLDGVRLTSQGRTNPAWVAGLAPWNEGDRYDPEMVAELERRLLDTGVYDGVSVALSPLDQITADGHRPVVVSLQDRPRRVLEAGATWSTAEGAGVDVIQTRYNRFGRADTLRLEARLADIDSRIGADLSLPHWRRPGRTLKLGAAVVNEDTDAYLRTAVVLYADLQQRIGKTSYFNYGIGLDAGRYSETRYDFTTLPPQRVTFDRDLAIITARTSAYIDRSNDPLNPTKGWRVNLAVQPTAVTGESNILFLRTETQGTAYFPVAGDRTILAGRMKIGSIVGGSELNVPADRLFYSGGGGSVRGYSYQNVNPQLPDGTPRGGLSLFETSFEVRQSIGQSFQAVAFVDAGSVGFQETPNLTNMRYGAGVGVRYMLPFGPIRADVAMPLNKREGDSAFQIYISIGQAF, encoded by the coding sequence TTGACGTTCAGGCCTACCCTGCTGGTCGCCCTCGCGGCGTTTTCGGCCTGCGCCCATGCAGCGGCGGCGGAACCCCGCGCGCAGATCCGGGGCGACATGGACGGCGATCTGCGGCGGGCGCTGGAGCGGGCCGTGGGCGAGGTGGACGGCGCGCCGGCCAGCCGCTTCGAGGCGCGTCGTCGCGCCGAGAGCGCCGTGACCTCGGCGACCGCCCTGCTGCGGTCCGAAGGCTACTATCAACCGGTCGTCGAAGACATCGTCGAGGGCGAGGAGACGCCGATCGCGGTGGTTTCGGTCGAACCGGGGCGCCGTTTCCTGCTGACCGTCCCGACGATCCAGTGGGCCGACCCCGCGCCTGAGGCCGAGGCGGCGGACAAGGCCAAGACTGCGATCGCGCTGAAGGCGGGCGATCCAGGTAGAGCGGCAGACGTCATATCCGGCGAAGGTCGGGCCGTGGCGGCGTTGGTACGTGACGGCTATGCCGACGCCAAGGCCAATCCGCGCCGTGTCGTGGTGGATCACGCGGCCTTCACCGTCGCGCCCGAGTATCGCATCGCCTCCGGCGCGCTGGTGCGTCTGGACGGCGTGCGCCTGACCAGCCAGGGCCGCACCAATCCCGCCTGGGTGGCGGGCCTGGCGCCGTGGAACGAGGGCGATCGCTACGATCCCGAGATGGTCGCGGAGCTAGAACGCCGGCTGCTGGACACCGGCGTCTATGACGGCGTCAGCGTCGCGCTGTCGCCGCTGGACCAGATCACCGCCGACGGTCATCGCCCGGTCGTGGTCAGCCTGCAAGACCGCCCCCGTCGCGTGCTGGAGGCCGGCGCCACCTGGTCAACGGCCGAGGGCGCGGGCGTGGACGTGATCCAGACCCGCTACAACCGCTTCGGCCGCGCCGACACCCTGAGGCTTGAAGCGCGACTGGCCGACATCGACAGCCGGATCGGCGCCGACCTGTCCCTGCCCCACTGGCGCCGACCCGGCCGGACGCTGAAGCTGGGCGCGGCGGTCGTAAACGAAGACACCGACGCCTATCTGCGCACCGCCGTGGTTCTGTACGCCGACCTGCAACAGCGGATCGGCAAGACCTCCTATTTCAACTACGGAATCGGGCTGGACGCCGGGCGCTACAGCGAGACTCGCTACGACTTCACCACCCTGCCCCCGCAGCGCGTGACCTTCGACCGCGATCTAGCGATCATCACCGCGCGGACCAGCGCCTATATCGACCGCTCCAATGATCCGCTGAACCCGACCAAGGGCTGGCGGGTCAATCTGGCGGTTCAGCCGACGGCGGTGACCGGCGAGAGCAACATCCTGTTCCTGCGCACCGAAACGCAAGGCACCGCCTACTTCCCCGTCGCGGGTGATCGCACCATCCTGGCCGGGCGCATGAAGATCGGCTCTATCGTCGGCGGCAGCGAGCTGAACGTGCCGGCCGACCGTCTGTTCTATTCCGGCGGCGGCGGTTCGGTGCGGGGCTATTCGTACCAGAACGTCAATCCGCAGCTGCCGGACGGCACGCCGCGGGGCGGTCTGTCGCTGTTCGAAACCTCGTTCGAGGTGCGCCAGTCGATCGGTCAGAGCTTCCAGGCAGTCGCCTTCGTCGATGCCGGGTCCGTGGGCTTCCAGGAGACGCCGAACCTGACCAACATGCGCTACGGCGCGGGCGTGGGGGTGCGCTACATGCTGCCGTTCGGACCGATCCGGGCGGATGTCGCCATGCCGCTGAACAAGCGTGAGGGCGATTCCGCCTTCCAGATCTACATCAGCATCGGGCAGGCGTTTTGA
- a CDS encoding arginine N-succinyltransferase has product MLVVRPAGPADLDHLLELAILSGPGFTSLPEDPDALADRLELSQASFEGRVPWQEAWYTLMLEDGDTGDIDGVGSVKATVGLKRPFFSFRVVNNTVQSPSLGVKLDHQTLVLVNECTGWTEVGSLFLKADRRKGGAGRLLSQSRYMLIGAQPELFADNVLAELRGVFTPDGACPFWDHVAHKFFPMEFDHADRMTGSTDKQFILDLAPRHPIYTELLPEPARAVIGKVHPQGVPAMALLESEGFRPNGLVDIFDAGPTVACGRDNIRTVRDARRLTVQIVEGVEAELPALISTDSVAAFRAVRAKVDIDGDAVRLTAETAAVLKVRGGDTVRVKS; this is encoded by the coding sequence ATGCTCGTCGTCCGTCCCGCCGGCCCCGCCGATCTCGATCATCTGCTGGAACTGGCCATCCTGTCCGGCCCCGGCTTCACCAGCCTGCCTGAGGACCCCGACGCCCTGGCCGATCGGCTGGAGCTGAGCCAGGCAAGTTTCGAAGGTCGCGTGCCATGGCAAGAGGCCTGGTACACCCTGATGCTGGAAGACGGCGACACGGGTGACATCGACGGCGTCGGCTCGGTCAAGGCGACAGTCGGACTGAAGCGACCCTTCTTCTCGTTCCGCGTCGTCAACAACACCGTCCAGTCGCCTTCGCTGGGGGTGAAGCTCGATCACCAGACCCTGGTTCTGGTCAATGAATGCACGGGCTGGACCGAGGTCGGTTCGCTGTTTCTGAAGGCGGATCGGAGAAAGGGCGGCGCGGGCCGTCTGCTCAGCCAGTCGCGATACATGCTGATCGGCGCCCAGCCCGAGCTGTTTGCCGACAACGTGTTGGCGGAGTTGCGTGGCGTCTTCACGCCCGACGGCGCCTGCCCGTTCTGGGACCATGTGGCGCACAAGTTCTTCCCGATGGAGTTCGACCACGCCGACCGGATGACCGGCTCGACGGACAAGCAGTTCATCCTCGACCTGGCGCCGCGCCACCCGATCTATACCGAGTTGCTGCCCGAGCCGGCCCGCGCGGTGATCGGCAAGGTCCATCCGCAAGGCGTGCCGGCCATGGCCCTGCTGGAAAGCGAGGGCTTCCGGCCCAATGGTCTGGTCGACATCTTCGACGCCGGTCCGACCGTCGCCTGCGGGCGCGACAATATCCGGACCGTGCGCGACGCCCGGCGCCTGACGGTTCAGATCGTCGAGGGGGTTGAAGCCGAGTTGCCGGCCCTGATCTCAACCGACAGCGTCGCCGCCTTCCGCGCCGTTCGCGCCAAGGTCGACATCGATGGCGACGCCGTTCGCCTGACCGCCGAAACCGCCGCCGTGCTCAAGGTGCGCGGCGGAGACACTGTGCGAGTAAAATCATGA
- the arsC gene encoding arsenate reductase (glutaredoxin) (This arsenate reductase requires both glutathione and glutaredoxin to convert arsenate to arsenite, after which the efflux transporter formed by ArsA and ArsB can extrude the arsenite from the cell, providing resistance.): protein MSVVLYHNPKCSTSRNALALLREQGVEPTVVEYLKTGWDQETLERLASRTDVGLSGLLRKKEADAKVLLDAGADDKAILAAAIAQPILIERPIIETDKGAVIGRPVERVLDVL from the coding sequence ATGTCGGTCGTCCTCTACCACAATCCGAAATGCAGCACGTCGCGCAACGCCCTGGCTCTGCTGCGCGAGCAGGGCGTCGAACCAACGGTGGTCGAATATCTGAAGACAGGCTGGGATCAAGAGACGCTGGAGCGTCTGGCGTCCAGAACCGACGTCGGTCTGTCCGGCCTGCTGCGTAAGAAGGAGGCCGACGCCAAGGTTCTGCTGGACGCCGGCGCGGATGACAAAGCCATATTGGCTGCAGCGATCGCTCAGCCGATTCTGATCGAACGTCCGATCATCGAAACCGACAAGGGCGCCGTCATCGGCCGACCCGTGGAGCGGGTGCTGGACGTTCTCTAG
- a CDS encoding CaiB/BaiF CoA transferase family protein yields MKPLNGVRIIEFDGLGPVTFAGMMLADLGAEVVRLTRDASAGPAVFDEVGGEVLHRGRAAVPVDLKSPADRERILQLIDGADAVIEGFRPGVMERLGYGPDALQARKPALVFGRVTGWGQTGPLANVVGHDLNYIGLSGVLHAMGEADHPPSPPLNLVGDYGGGAMLLVVGVLAALVEARSTGKGRVVDAAMTDGAALLGGLFQALRGRGLWSDRRGANLLDGGAPFYRCYACRDGGFVAVAALEPRFYAALLAGLEIDPADAVQYDIAAWPALQARFAALFASRDRDDWSAHFAGTEACVTPVLSLAEAPDHPHNQARGTYHSGLPQPAPRFDGVVAAPSPKSELTLDQMVTKWSDHAG; encoded by the coding sequence ATGAAACCGTTAAATGGCGTCCGCATCATCGAATTCGACGGCTTGGGTCCGGTCACCTTCGCCGGAATGATGCTGGCGGACCTGGGGGCGGAGGTGGTGCGGCTGACGCGCGACGCCTCGGCCGGACCGGCGGTTTTCGACGAGGTCGGAGGCGAGGTGCTGCATCGGGGACGAGCGGCCGTTCCGGTCGATCTGAAATCACCGGCCGATCGCGAGCGCATCCTGCAGCTGATCGATGGGGCCGACGCGGTGATTGAAGGTTTTCGACCCGGCGTCATGGAGCGGCTGGGCTATGGTCCCGACGCCCTCCAGGCGCGAAAGCCCGCGCTGGTGTTTGGACGCGTGACGGGGTGGGGCCAGACGGGGCCGCTAGCGAATGTAGTCGGGCATGATCTGAACTACATCGGCCTGTCCGGAGTGTTGCATGCCATGGGCGAGGCGGATCATCCGCCCTCCCCGCCGTTGAACCTGGTCGGAGATTACGGCGGCGGGGCCATGCTGCTGGTGGTCGGAGTGCTGGCCGCGCTGGTGGAGGCTAGGTCAACGGGCAAGGGACGCGTGGTGGACGCCGCCATGACGGACGGGGCGGCTCTGCTGGGCGGTCTGTTCCAGGCCTTGCGGGGTCGGGGGCTGTGGAGCGACCGGCGCGGAGCCAACCTGCTGGACGGGGGCGCGCCCTTCTATCGCTGCTACGCCTGTCGCGACGGCGGGTTCGTGGCGGTGGCGGCGCTGGAGCCGCGTTTCTACGCTGCGCTGCTGGCCGGCCTGGAGATCGATCCGGCTGACGCGGTTCAATACGACATCGCCGCCTGGCCGGCCCTGCAAGCGCGGTTTGCGGCCTTATTCGCAAGCAGAGACCGCGATGACTGGAGCGCCCATTTCGCCGGGACGGAAGCCTGCGTCACGCCCGTGCTGAGCCTGGCCGAGGCGCCGGATCATCCGCACAATCAGGCGCGTGGAACATACCACAGCGGCCTGCCGCAACCCGCGCCCCGTTTCGACGGCGTAGTTGCTGCGCCCTCCCCCAAGTCCGAACTGACCTTGGATCAAATGGTCACAAAATGGTCCGATCACGCAGGATGA